In a single window of the Nocardiopsis composta genome:
- the xdhC gene encoding xanthine dehydrogenase accessory protein XdhC — MTWVAAVARLRARREPGVLVTVATVRGHAPRNAGAKLVVGRERTWGSIGGGNIEAVAIDRAREMIAASKPEPELVDFALNDKVTNQHGVQCCGGTVSVLLEPLPAVRAVAIFGVGHVGLELARILARHDLDLHLIDSRSDILDEDRLGVLADAVAQVHVHHTPLLPEEVLAELPPGTHILVMTHDHAEDAALCDAALRTSHLGSIGLIGSAAKWARFRKRLTTEGGHDEAALDRIKTPIGLADITGKEPATIAVSVAADLLRAFEAEGD, encoded by the coding sequence ATGACGTGGGTCGCCGCGGTCGCGCGGTTGCGGGCGCGCCGGGAGCCCGGCGTGCTGGTGACCGTCGCGACCGTGCGCGGCCATGCCCCGCGCAACGCCGGTGCGAAACTCGTGGTGGGGCGGGAGCGGACGTGGGGCTCGATCGGCGGCGGCAACATCGAGGCCGTGGCGATCGATCGGGCCCGGGAGATGATCGCCGCGTCCAAGCCGGAGCCGGAACTGGTCGATTTCGCCCTGAACGACAAGGTGACCAACCAGCACGGCGTGCAGTGCTGCGGCGGCACGGTCTCGGTGCTGCTCGAACCGCTGCCGGCGGTGCGGGCGGTGGCGATCTTCGGCGTCGGGCACGTCGGGCTGGAGCTGGCGCGCATCCTGGCCCGCCACGACCTCGACCTGCACCTGATCGACAGCCGCTCCGACATCCTCGACGAGGATCGGCTCGGCGTTCTGGCGGACGCGGTGGCGCAGGTGCACGTGCACCACACGCCGCTGCTGCCCGAGGAGGTGCTGGCGGAGCTGCCGCCCGGCACCCACATCCTGGTCATGACGCACGACCACGCCGAGGACGCCGCCCTGTGCGACGCCGCCCTGCGCACCTCCCACCTCGGCTCCATCGGGCTGATCGGCTCGGCGGCCAAGTGGGCGCGGTTCCGCAAGCGCCTCACCACCGAGGGCGGCCACGACGAGGCCGCCCTCGACCGGATCAAGACCCCGATCGGGCTGGCCGACATCACCGGCAAGGAACCCGCGACTATCGCGGTGAGCGTCGCCGCCGACCTGCTGCGCGCCTTCGAGGCCGAAGGGGACTGA
- a CDS encoding nucleoside deaminase has product MTVNTAPTVQDEQAWMQQAIAVATESAKSGGGPFGALIVKDGAVVATAHNQVTAENDPSAHAEVTAIRAACRALGTFSLEGCTLITSCEPCPMCLSTALWARVARVVFSADRDDAAVAGFDDRRFYDLFEKKPQEAWPLDVVHLDLPNRTAPFDAWIAKSDRIDY; this is encoded by the coding sequence ATGACCGTGAACACCGCGCCCACCGTCCAGGACGAGCAGGCATGGATGCAGCAGGCCATCGCCGTCGCCACCGAGAGCGCGAAGAGCGGCGGCGGCCCCTTCGGCGCTCTGATCGTCAAGGACGGGGCGGTCGTCGCGACCGCGCACAACCAGGTCACCGCGGAGAACGACCCGTCCGCGCACGCCGAGGTCACCGCGATCCGCGCCGCCTGCAGGGCGCTGGGCACCTTCTCCCTCGAAGGCTGCACCCTGATCACCTCGTGCGAGCCGTGCCCGATGTGCCTGTCCACCGCCCTGTGGGCGCGCGTCGCCCGGGTCGTGTTCTCCGCCGACCGGGACGACGCCGCGGTGGCCGGCTTCGACGACCGCCGGTTCTACGACCTGTTCGAGAAGAAGCCCCAGGAGGCGTGGCCCCTGGACGTCGTCCACCTGGACCTGCCGAACCGCACCGCGCCGTTCGACGCGTGGATCGCCAAGTCCGACCGCATCGACTACTGA
- the xdhB gene encoding xanthine dehydrogenase molybdopterin binding subunit: protein MSHLSERPEKPAVGVSMPHESAFQHVTGAALYTDDLVYRTKDVLHAYPVQVMQAHGRITALRTGPALAVPGVVRVLTGADVPGVNDAGMKHDEPLFPDEVMFHGHAVAWVLGETLEAARLGAAAVEVEVEELPSLVTVEDAIAAESFHGAQPVMATGDVDAGFADSAHVFTGEFRFSGQEHFYLETHAALAQIDENGQVFIQSSTQHPSETQEIVAHVLGVPSHEVTVQCLRMGGGFGGKEMQPHGFAAVAALGAKLTGRPVRFRFNRTQDLTMSGKRHGFHATWKIGFDSEGRIQALEATLTADGGWSLDLSEPVLARALCHIDNTYWIPNARVAGRIAKTNTVSNTAFRGFGGPQGMLVIEDILGRCAPRLGLDPMELRERNFYRPGQGQTTPYGQPVTQAERISTVWQQVKENAGLAERRREIAAFNAAHPNTKRALAITGVKFGISFNLTAFNQGGALVLIYKDGSVLINHGGTEMGQGLHTKMLQVAATTLGIPLHKVRLAPTRTDKVPNTSATAASSGADLNGGAIKNACEQLRERLLQVAATRLGANPSDVRITEGVARALGGDEELDWDDLVRTAYFQRVQLSAAGYYRTEGLHWDAKTFRGSPFKYFALGAAATEVEVDGFTGAYRIRRVDIVHDVGDSLSPMIDIGQVEGGFVQGAGWLTLEDLRWDTGDGPNRGRLLTQAASTYKLPSFSEMPEEFNVTLLENATEEGAVYGSKAVGEPPLMLAFSVREALRQAAAAFGPSGTGVELASPATPEAVFWAIQQARRGGAAGNGHAAGGAADGSAVNGALDGSTVNGGVRAVAEALHGA from the coding sequence ATGAGTCATCTGTCCGAGCGCCCGGAGAAGCCCGCCGTCGGCGTCTCGATGCCGCACGAAAGCGCCTTCCAGCACGTCACCGGCGCCGCGCTCTACACCGACGACCTGGTGTACCGCACCAAGGACGTGCTGCACGCCTACCCGGTCCAGGTCATGCAGGCGCACGGCCGGATCACCGCGCTGCGGACCGGGCCCGCGCTCGCCGTGCCCGGTGTGGTCCGCGTGCTGACCGGCGCCGACGTGCCCGGCGTGAACGATGCCGGGATGAAGCACGACGAGCCGCTCTTCCCCGACGAGGTCATGTTCCACGGCCACGCGGTCGCCTGGGTGCTCGGTGAGACCCTGGAGGCGGCCCGGCTCGGCGCGGCCGCCGTCGAGGTGGAGGTCGAGGAGCTGCCCTCCCTGGTCACGGTGGAGGACGCGATCGCGGCCGAGAGCTTCCACGGCGCCCAGCCGGTGATGGCGACCGGCGACGTCGACGCCGGCTTCGCCGACTCCGCGCACGTGTTCACCGGCGAGTTCCGGTTCTCCGGCCAGGAGCACTTCTACCTGGAGACGCACGCGGCGCTGGCCCAGATCGACGAGAACGGGCAGGTGTTCATCCAGAGCAGCACCCAGCACCCCTCGGAGACCCAGGAGATCGTCGCGCACGTGCTCGGCGTGCCCTCCCACGAGGTGACCGTGCAGTGCCTGCGGATGGGCGGCGGCTTCGGCGGCAAGGAGATGCAGCCGCACGGGTTCGCCGCGGTGGCCGCGCTCGGCGCCAAGCTGACCGGTCGGCCGGTCCGGTTCCGGTTCAACCGGACCCAGGACCTGACGATGTCCGGCAAGCGCCACGGGTTCCACGCCACGTGGAAGATCGGCTTCGACTCCGAGGGCCGCATCCAGGCCCTGGAGGCCACCCTGACCGCGGACGGCGGCTGGAGCCTGGACCTGTCCGAGCCGGTGCTGGCCCGCGCGCTGTGCCACATCGACAACACCTACTGGATCCCCAACGCGCGCGTCGCCGGCCGCATCGCCAAGACCAACACGGTCTCCAACACCGCCTTCCGCGGCTTCGGCGGACCGCAGGGCATGCTGGTGATCGAGGACATCCTGGGCCGCTGCGCGCCGCGGCTCGGCCTGGACCCGATGGAGCTGCGGGAGCGCAACTTCTACCGGCCGGGCCAGGGGCAGACGACGCCGTACGGGCAGCCGGTCACCCAGGCCGAGCGGATCTCCACCGTCTGGCAGCAGGTGAAGGAGAACGCCGGCCTGGCCGAGCGCAGGCGCGAGATCGCCGCCTTCAACGCCGCGCACCCGAACACCAAGCGGGCCCTGGCGATCACCGGCGTCAAGTTCGGCATCTCGTTCAACCTCACCGCCTTCAACCAGGGCGGTGCGCTGGTGCTGATCTACAAGGACGGATCGGTCCTGATCAACCACGGCGGCACCGAGATGGGCCAGGGCCTGCACACCAAGATGCTGCAGGTGGCCGCGACCACGCTGGGCATCCCGCTGCACAAGGTCCGCCTCGCCCCGACCCGGACCGACAAGGTGCCCAACACCTCCGCCACCGCCGCCAGCTCCGGGGCGGACCTCAACGGCGGGGCGATCAAGAACGCCTGCGAGCAGCTGCGCGAGCGGCTGCTGCAGGTGGCCGCCACCCGGCTGGGCGCGAACCCCTCGGACGTGCGGATCACCGAGGGCGTCGCGCGCGCCCTGGGCGGCGACGAGGAGCTGGACTGGGACGACCTGGTGCGCACCGCGTACTTCCAGCGGGTCCAGCTGTCGGCGGCCGGCTACTACCGGACCGAGGGCCTGCACTGGGACGCGAAGACGTTCCGCGGCTCGCCGTTCAAGTACTTCGCCCTCGGCGCCGCCGCGACCGAGGTGGAGGTGGACGGCTTCACCGGCGCGTACCGCATCCGGCGGGTCGACATCGTGCACGACGTCGGCGACAGCCTGTCCCCGATGATCGACATCGGCCAGGTCGAGGGCGGCTTCGTGCAGGGCGCGGGCTGGCTGACCCTGGAGGACCTGCGCTGGGACACCGGTGACGGGCCGAACCGCGGCCGGCTGCTCACCCAGGCCGCCAGCACCTACAAGCTGCCGAGCTTCTCGGAGATGCCCGAGGAGTTCAACGTCACGCTCCTGGAGAACGCCACCGAGGAGGGCGCGGTCTACGGCTCCAAGGCGGTGGGCGAGCCCCCGCTGATGCTGGCGTTCTCGGTGCGGGAGGCGCTGCGGCAGGCCGCCGCCGCGTTCGGGCCGAGCGGGACCGGCGTCGAGCTGGCCTCGCCCGCGACGCCGGAGGCGGTGTTCTGGGCGATCCAGCAGGCCCGCCGGGGCGGCGCCGCCGGGAACGGTCACGCCGCCGGCGGGGCCGCCGACGGATCCGCTGTCAATGGAGCCCTCGACGGGTCCACCGTCAACGGCGGGGTCCGGGCCGTCGCAGAAGCGCTGCACGGTGCCTGA
- a CDS encoding DUF4307 domain-containing protein, with amino-acid sequence MPESPSDLTSDGAAGAAAPGGDERGTRSAMRRYGGKPFIFLIGLIAAGIFTLGWGAALVSYGDGGGVAKQTVAWSVEDSSTASITFQVSSGDPVTCLVRAYDRQHVEVGQKDVEVGAGTKTVTTEIETVREAAMVEVASCREQGTTK; translated from the coding sequence ATGCCCGAGAGCCCCTCTGACCTCACGTCCGACGGCGCGGCCGGAGCCGCCGCCCCCGGCGGCGACGAGCGCGGCACCCGTTCGGCCATGCGCCGGTACGGGGGCAAGCCCTTCATCTTCCTGATCGGGCTGATCGCCGCGGGCATCTTCACCCTGGGCTGGGGCGCCGCGCTGGTGAGCTACGGGGACGGCGGCGGCGTCGCCAAGCAGACCGTGGCCTGGAGCGTCGAGGACTCCTCCACCGCCTCCATCACCTTCCAGGTGAGCAGCGGCGACCCGGTGACCTGTCTGGTCCGCGCCTACGACCGGCAGCACGTGGAGGTCGGGCAGAAGGACGTGGAGGTCGGGGCGGGCACCAAGACCGTCACCACCGAGATCGAGACGGTCCGCGAGGCCGCGATGGTAGAAGTGGCCTCCTGCAGGGAACAAGGTACGACGAAGTGA
- a CDS encoding FIST signal transduction protein — translation MARFGDALASGADLVSAAERAATEAVRSLDGPADLVFFSVCGPDTEEVVLAGERVMGMVPGAVSIGCTSSGVIGGGRGVEGQGAVSVWAARLPEVTMTPFRLDVVPEGDHLAVIGMHEPSPEDRAALLLADPYRFPAQSFVERSTDALGGLPIVGGLADGMGGERSVRLFFEGEVIDAGAIGLLLGGSGVVGTMVSQGCRPIGPAMAITGAEGNLITDLAGVPAYERLESLVNALPEEEQELAAAGGLHIGIAMDEYADRHERGDFLIRSVAGADPEDGSITIGDMVEVGQTVRFQVRDRDTADTDLLERLDVFGEDSGGRISGALLFSCNGRGASMFDSADHDVRAVRRALGIDAVTGFFAAGEVGPVAGRNHVHSYTACLLAFGD, via the coding sequence GTGGCCAGGTTCGGCGATGCGCTGGCGTCGGGCGCCGACCTCGTGAGCGCCGCCGAGCGGGCGGCGACCGAGGCGGTCCGCTCTCTCGACGGCCCCGCCGACCTGGTCTTCTTCTCGGTGTGCGGGCCGGACACCGAAGAGGTCGTGCTGGCCGGCGAGCGCGTCATGGGGATGGTCCCCGGCGCGGTGAGCATCGGGTGCACCTCCTCCGGTGTGATCGGCGGCGGCCGGGGCGTCGAGGGGCAGGGCGCGGTCAGCGTGTGGGCGGCCCGGCTGCCCGAGGTCACCATGACCCCCTTCCGGCTGGACGTGGTCCCCGAGGGCGACCACCTCGCCGTGATCGGCATGCACGAGCCGTCGCCGGAGGACAGGGCCGCGCTGCTGCTGGCCGACCCCTACCGGTTCCCCGCGCAGTCCTTCGTGGAGCGGTCCACCGACGCGCTGGGCGGGCTGCCCATCGTCGGCGGGCTGGCCGACGGGATGGGCGGCGAGCGGTCCGTGCGCCTCTTCTTCGAGGGCGAGGTGATCGACGCCGGGGCGATCGGCCTGCTGCTCGGCGGCAGCGGGGTCGTCGGCACCATGGTCAGCCAGGGATGCCGGCCGATCGGCCCGGCGATGGCGATCACCGGCGCCGAGGGCAACCTGATCACCGACCTGGCCGGGGTGCCCGCCTACGAGCGGCTGGAGTCGCTGGTCAACGCGCTCCCCGAGGAGGAGCAGGAGCTGGCCGCGGCCGGCGGGCTGCACATCGGCATCGCCATGGACGAGTACGCCGACCGGCACGAGCGCGGCGACTTCCTGATCCGCTCGGTGGCCGGGGCCGACCCCGAGGACGGCAGCATCACCATCGGCGACATGGTGGAGGTCGGCCAGACGGTCCGCTTCCAGGTCCGCGACCGGGACACCGCCGACACCGACCTGCTGGAGCGGCTGGACGTCTTCGGCGAGGACTCCGGCGGCCGGATCTCCGGCGCGCTGCTGTTCTCCTGCAACGGCCGCGGCGCGTCCATGTTCGACAGCGCCGACCACGACGTCCGCGCGGTCCGCCGCGCGCTGGGCATCGACGCGGTCACCGGCTTCTTCGCCGCCGGCGAGGTCGGCCCGGTGGCCGGCCGGAACCACGTGCACAGCTACACCGCCTGCCTGCTGGCGTTCGGCGACTGA
- a CDS encoding thioredoxin domain-containing protein, protein MSNRLADATSPYLLQHAENPVDWHPWGEEAFAEARRRSVPVLLSVGYAACHWCHVMAHESFEDPQTAEKMNAGFVNVKVDREERPDVDAVYMEATQAMTGQGGWPMTVFLTPDGAPFYCGTYFPRPQFHRLLDAVSRAWEQDREGVLGQGERVAEALGGPREIGGARLPGAEDADAAVDGLAREYDVAHGGFGGAPKFPPSMLLSFLLAQYRRTGSSTALEMARGTAEAMARGGIHDQIGGGFARYSVDARWTVPHFEKMLYDNALLLRAYTRLHRETGDPLARRTALGTADWMVADLLTPEGGFASALDADSEGEEGRYYVWTPEQLAEVLGAGDGTWAAELFGVTERGTFEHGTSVLRLPEDPDDPERFERVRDRLARARADRVPPARDDKVVAAWNGLAVAALAEAGALLDRPDLVDRARTAARLLTGLHIDGGRIARTSRDGVLGPAAGVLEDYADAAEGLLALYAVTGEREWVPVAGRLLDTVLDRFTGENGEFYDTADDAERLFNRPQDPTDNAVPSGRSAAAGALLCYAGLTGDQRYRRAAEQALEPVAPLADKAPRFAGWGLAVTETLLSGPLEIAVVGPPDDPATRALHLEALRSAPLGTAVALGTGDGDGTAVPLLADRPLVGGRPAAYVCQGFTCDLPLTDPERLRERLGAGAR, encoded by the coding sequence ATGTCCAACCGCTTGGCCGACGCCACCAGTCCCTACCTTCTGCAGCACGCGGAGAACCCGGTCGACTGGCACCCCTGGGGCGAGGAGGCCTTCGCCGAGGCGCGCCGCCGCAGCGTGCCGGTGCTGCTCTCCGTCGGCTACGCGGCCTGCCACTGGTGCCACGTGATGGCGCACGAGTCCTTCGAGGACCCGCAGACCGCGGAGAAGATGAACGCCGGGTTCGTCAACGTCAAGGTCGACCGCGAGGAGCGCCCCGACGTCGACGCGGTGTACATGGAGGCCACCCAGGCGATGACCGGCCAGGGCGGCTGGCCGATGACGGTCTTCCTCACCCCGGACGGCGCCCCGTTCTACTGCGGCACCTACTTCCCCCGGCCCCAGTTCCACCGGCTGCTGGACGCCGTCTCCCGCGCCTGGGAGCAGGACCGCGAAGGCGTCCTGGGGCAGGGCGAGCGGGTCGCCGAGGCGCTCGGCGGGCCCCGGGAGATCGGCGGCGCCCGGCTGCCCGGCGCCGAGGACGCCGACGCCGCGGTGGACGGCCTGGCCCGGGAGTACGACGTCGCGCACGGCGGCTTCGGCGGGGCGCCCAAGTTCCCGCCGTCCATGCTGCTCTCCTTCCTGCTGGCGCAGTACCGCCGCACCGGTTCCTCCACCGCCCTGGAGATGGCCCGCGGCACCGCGGAGGCGATGGCTCGCGGCGGCATCCACGACCAGATCGGCGGGGGCTTCGCCCGCTACTCGGTGGACGCCCGCTGGACCGTGCCGCACTTCGAGAAGATGCTTTACGACAACGCGCTGCTGCTGCGCGCCTACACCCGGCTGCACCGGGAGACCGGCGACCCGCTGGCCCGCCGCACCGCGCTGGGCACCGCCGACTGGATGGTCGCCGACCTGCTCACCCCCGAGGGCGGCTTCGCCTCCGCGCTGGACGCCGACAGCGAGGGCGAGGAGGGCCGCTACTACGTGTGGACGCCGGAGCAGCTCGCCGAGGTGCTCGGCGCCGGCGACGGGACGTGGGCCGCGGAGCTGTTCGGCGTCACCGAGCGCGGCACCTTCGAGCACGGCACCTCGGTGCTGCGGCTCCCCGAGGACCCGGACGACCCGGAGCGCTTCGAGCGGGTCCGCGACCGCCTGGCGCGGGCCCGCGCCGACCGGGTGCCGCCGGCCCGCGACGACAAGGTGGTCGCCGCCTGGAACGGGCTGGCCGTCGCGGCGCTGGCCGAGGCCGGCGCCCTGCTGGACCGGCCCGACCTGGTCGACCGGGCGCGCACCGCGGCCCGGCTCCTCACCGGCCTGCACATCGACGGCGGCCGGATCGCCCGGACCTCCCGGGACGGCGTGCTCGGCCCCGCCGCCGGGGTGCTGGAGGACTACGCCGACGCGGCCGAAGGGCTGCTCGCGCTGTACGCGGTCACCGGGGAGCGGGAGTGGGTGCCCGTCGCCGGCCGGCTGCTGGACACCGTTCTGGACCGGTTCACCGGGGAGAACGGGGAGTTCTACGACACCGCCGACGACGCCGAGCGGCTGTTCAACCGCCCGCAGGACCCCACCGACAACGCCGTCCCCTCGGGCCGCTCCGCGGCGGCCGGCGCGCTGCTCTGCTACGCCGGCCTCACCGGGGACCAGCGCTACCGGCGCGCCGCCGAGCAGGCCCTGGAGCCGGTGGCGCCGCTGGCCGACAAGGCGCCCCGGTTCGCCGGCTGGGGGCTGGCGGTCACCGAGACGCTGCTCAGCGGCCCGCTGGAGATCGCGGTGGTCGGCCCGCCGGACGACCCGGCCACCCGCGCCCTGCACCTGGAGGCGCTGCGCTCCGCCCCGCTGGGCACCGCGGTCGCGCTGGGCACCGGCGACGGGGACGGGACCGCGGTGCCGCTGCTGGCCGACCGGCCGCTGGTCGGCGGCCGGCCCGCCGCCTACGTCTGCCAGGGCTTCACCTGCGACCTTCCGCTGACCGACCCGGAGCGGCTCCGCGAGCGCCTGGGCGCCGGGGCCCGCTGA
- a CDS encoding xanthine dehydrogenase small subunit, which translates to MVTARITVNGEEAPISPAAPHTTVLDFLRERGLTGTKEGCAEGECGACSVLVARPGVDKPTDWVAVNACLIPAAALDGQEVVTSEGLATAGEPGTPPALHPVQEEMAVRGGSQCGYCTPGFVCSMAAEYYRPDRCAHADPAGGDAEHGPNGFDLHALSGNLCRCTGYRPIRDAAFAVGAPAEEDPLAQRREQAPPAPVATEYARDDSAFLRKGTLAETLELLRERPDAVVVAGSTDWGVEVNIRSRRADCVVAVDRLPELRELRVESDHIEIGAALTLTEIERRLDGGVPLLAELFPQFASRLIRNSATLGGNLGTGSPIGDSPPVLLALEASLVLAGADGERTVPLAEYFTGYRQSVRRPGELIRAVRVPLPLSPTTAFHKIAKRRFDDISSVAAAFALDIEDGTVRKARIGLGGVAATPIRALATEAALEGRPWSAETVEAAARVLRGEGTPMDDHRASSLYRSAMLGQSLLKLHAQTTEAVSS; encoded by the coding sequence ATGGTAACGGCGCGGATCACGGTCAACGGGGAAGAAGCCCCGATCTCTCCGGCCGCCCCGCACACCACGGTGCTGGACTTCCTGCGCGAGCGCGGGCTGACCGGTACGAAGGAGGGCTGCGCCGAGGGCGAGTGCGGCGCCTGCTCGGTGCTGGTGGCCCGCCCCGGGGTGGACAAGCCCACCGACTGGGTGGCGGTCAACGCCTGCCTGATCCCGGCCGCGGCGCTCGACGGCCAGGAGGTCGTCACCTCCGAGGGCCTCGCCACCGCCGGCGAACCGGGCACGCCGCCCGCCCTGCACCCGGTGCAGGAGGAGATGGCGGTCCGCGGCGGCTCCCAGTGCGGCTACTGCACGCCGGGGTTCGTCTGCAGCATGGCCGCCGAGTACTACCGGCCGGACCGCTGCGCGCACGCGGACCCGGCCGGCGGCGACGCCGAGCACGGCCCGAACGGCTTCGACCTGCACGCGCTGAGCGGGAACCTGTGCCGCTGCACCGGCTACCGCCCGATCCGCGACGCCGCCTTCGCCGTCGGCGCGCCCGCCGAGGAGGACCCGCTCGCGCAGCGCCGCGAGCAGGCCCCGCCGGCACCGGTCGCCACCGAGTACGCCCGGGACGACAGCGCGTTCCTGCGGAAGGGCACCCTGGCCGAGACGCTGGAGCTGCTGCGCGAGCGGCCCGACGCGGTGGTGGTCGCCGGCTCCACCGACTGGGGCGTGGAGGTGAACATCCGCTCCCGCCGGGCGGACTGCGTGGTCGCCGTCGACCGGCTCCCCGAGCTGCGGGAGCTGCGCGTCGAATCCGACCACATCGAGATCGGTGCGGCGCTGACGCTCACCGAGATCGAGCGCCGCCTCGACGGCGGCGTCCCGCTGCTCGCGGAGCTGTTCCCGCAGTTCGCGTCGCGGCTCATCCGCAACAGCGCGACCCTCGGCGGCAACCTGGGCACCGGCTCCCCCATCGGCGACAGCCCGCCGGTGCTGCTCGCGCTGGAGGCGTCGCTGGTCCTGGCCGGCGCCGACGGCGAGCGCACGGTCCCGCTGGCGGAGTACTTCACCGGCTACCGGCAGAGCGTGCGCCGCCCCGGTGAGCTGATCCGCGCGGTGCGCGTCCCGCTGCCGCTCTCGCCGACGACGGCCTTCCACAAGATCGCCAAGCGGCGCTTCGACGACATCTCCAGCGTGGCCGCCGCCTTCGCGCTCGACATCGAGGACGGGACCGTCCGCAAGGCGCGGATCGGGCTGGGCGGCGTGGCCGCCACCCCGATCCGCGCGCTGGCCACCGAGGCGGCCCTGGAGGGCCGGCCGTGGTCGGCGGAGACGGTCGAGGCCGCGGCCCGGGTGCTGCGGGGCGAGGGCACTCCGATGGACGACCATCGCGCCAGCTCCCTCTACCGCTCCGCGATGCTCGGCCAGAGCCTGCTGAAGCTGCACGCCCAGACCACGGAGGCGGTGTCGTCATGA
- the greA gene encoding transcription elongation factor GreA, producing the protein MTETRDDNVTWLTQEAYDRLKSELEHLSGPGRIEIADKIEAAREEGDLKENGGYHAAKEEQGKIEARIAQLQNILRTARVGNAPRKEGEVGPGMTVTIKFEGDDEEVTFLLASREESGAPIDVYSPKSPLGSAINGKKIGETVSYTLPNGKSLSVEIIDAVPYGGA; encoded by the coding sequence GTGACCGAGACCCGCGATGACAACGTCACCTGGCTGACCCAGGAGGCGTATGACCGGCTCAAGTCCGAGTTGGAGCACCTTTCGGGGCCTGGTCGCATCGAGATCGCCGACAAGATCGAAGCCGCCCGCGAGGAGGGCGACCTCAAGGAGAACGGCGGTTACCACGCGGCGAAGGAAGAGCAGGGCAAGATCGAGGCCCGCATCGCGCAGCTGCAGAACATCCTGCGCACCGCGCGCGTGGGCAACGCCCCCCGGAAGGAGGGCGAGGTCGGCCCCGGCATGACCGTCACGATCAAGTTCGAGGGCGACGACGAGGAGGTCACCTTCCTGCTCGCCTCCCGCGAGGAGAGCGGCGCCCCGATCGACGTCTACTCCCCGAAGTCCCCGCTGGGCAGCGCGATCAACGGGAAGAAGATCGGCGAGACGGTGAGTTACACCCTCCCGAACGGCAAGAGCCTCTCGGTCGAGATCATCGATGCCGTCCCCTACGGCGGGGCATAG
- the mca gene encoding mycothiol conjugate amidase Mca, translating into MSERLRLMAVHAHPDDESSKGAATMVRYVSEGAEVLVVTLTGGERGSILNPAMDRPEISENIAEVRRKEMAEARQILGVHQEFSGFIDSGLPEGDPLPPLPEGCFAVQPLEVASEPLVRSIRSFRPHVVLTYDDNGGYPHPDHIMTNRVSVEAFDAAGDPERYPGTGDPWQPLKLYYHVSFPKARFEAISAELERRGLDNPYKEWMARAEDRDWREWEITTRIECGEHFETRDRALKAHATQVDPNGFWFAVPLDAQRAAWPTEDYHLARSLVDTELPETDLFAGIRTSVRT; encoded by the coding sequence TTGTCCGAGCGTCTGCGGCTCATGGCCGTTCATGCCCACCCCGATGACGAGTCGAGCAAGGGGGCGGCCACCATGGTGCGCTACGTCTCCGAAGGCGCAGAAGTGCTGGTCGTCACGCTCACCGGCGGCGAGCGCGGCTCGATCCTCAACCCGGCCATGGACCGGCCGGAGATCAGTGAGAACATCGCCGAGGTCCGCCGCAAGGAGATGGCCGAGGCCCGCCAGATCCTCGGCGTGCACCAGGAGTTCAGCGGCTTCATCGACTCCGGGCTGCCGGAGGGCGACCCGCTCCCGCCGCTGCCCGAGGGGTGCTTCGCGGTGCAGCCGCTGGAGGTCGCCAGCGAACCGCTGGTCCGCTCCATCCGCTCGTTCCGCCCGCACGTGGTCCTCACCTACGACGACAACGGCGGCTACCCGCACCCCGACCACATCATGACCAACCGGGTCTCGGTGGAGGCGTTCGACGCCGCCGGCGACCCGGAGCGCTACCCCGGCACCGGGGACCCGTGGCAGCCCCTCAAGCTCTACTACCACGTGTCCTTCCCCAAGGCCCGGTTCGAGGCGATCTCCGCCGAGCTGGAGAGGCGCGGCCTGGACAACCCCTACAAGGAGTGGATGGCGCGGGCCGAGGACCGGGACTGGCGCGAGTGGGAGATCACCACCCGCATCGAGTGCGGCGAGCACTTCGAGACCCGCGACCGCGCCCTCAAGGCGCACGCCACCCAGGTCGACCCGAACGGCTTCTGGTTCGCCGTCCCGCTGGACGCGCAGCGCGCCGCCTGGCCGACCGAGGACTACCACCTGGCCCGGTCGCTGGTCGACACCGAGCTCCCGGAGACCGACCTGTTCGCGGGCATCCGGACGTCGGTGAGAACATGA